The following is a genomic window from Acidisarcina sp..
GGATATCGCCGAATACGCGCACCGCGTTGTCCACATTCGCGACGGGGAAATCGCCTCCGACGTCCCCTCCTCTCGCGTCCGCAAACCTCTTTCTTAGTTCCAGCCGCCTGGCGGCGCGGTCTTTCGTGTGGGGGAATGGCCGCATGTTCGTGCTGCCGTGACCCCCAGGGTCCGCCTTCCCAATTTGGGCAGCTTTCCCTTTTTTGCATTCCCCCCGGTCGCCAACTCCAGTGCAAAGCTTTTCCCCTCATACATTTCCCTGCTCAGCCGATAGCCTCGTTATCGAGGAATATTTTTGCAATGAGCTCCATGGGACTCCTGCGAGAAAGCTCTCGCAGCATAGCACTTCCCCAACCACCTTCTAAGCGAGTGGCCACGGTGGAACCGCCTTCGTCACACTCGCAAATTCTTGGGCGGAGCACGGCCATTCGCCGGCTTCTTGAACAAATCGAGCGGGCCGTTCCGCATCTGCGTGTCGGCGCCATCGAGGGGGAAGCCGGCACCGGCAAGAGCATGGTTGCCCGTAGTCTGCACGAGTGCGGCCCTGCATCGCATGGTCCCTTGCTCGCCATGCACTCGTCAGTATTTGATCCCTCCAAAATCCCGGCGAGTGGCGGGCTGGTGTGGCTGCAGCGTGTCGACGAGATGCCGGCCAACCGCCAGGCTATGCTGCTTCACTTCCTCCGCTGCCGTGAGTCTTTCACGTTGGAACCCACCCCCATCCCGCTGCAGGTCGTGGTCTCCTCCACGCGATCCTTGCGCGCGCTGGTGGCCGCCGGTTCCCTGATGCCCGATCTGGCCTATCGCCTCACCGCAGTTCGCTTCTATCTACCTCCCCTGCGGGAGCGCCACGAGGATATCCCGGTCCTGGCACAAGCCTTTCTCGACAGCTTCGCCAGAAAATATCGCAAGCCGATTCAGGGATTGGGGACGGGTACGCTGGCGCGGCTCTTCTCCCACACCTGGCCTGGCAACGTGCGCGAACTCCACAGCGTACTGGAGGCTGCCGCCCTGGAGGTCGACGGACAGTGGATCCGCCCGATCGACATTGTGCTCACGCCTCCGGTGTCCATAAAGCTTGCGCAGGAGGCAGTCACACAGTCCTTGACGCGCAAGGACTGGACGCTCGAAGCGGCCACGCGCGACCACATAGCCACCGTCATGGCCTTCACCGGCGGCAACAAGAAACGTGCCGCTGGTCTGCTCGGCATCAGCCGCTCAACTCTCTATCGCTTGCTCGAACAAAGCTGAGCTTTCTTCTGCGGCATCGTGAGTGTGGCATCGTGAGGACGGCACCACATCCTGCCCGCAGCACGGAGACTCAGGCAGGGAATCTTTCCGCAGCACGAGCCTTCGCCTTTGCGGCCTCTTCCTCCCGATTCTTTGGCGGTGCGCTCGTTTCGAGCGATTGCAGCAGGCGGTTCGAGATTTCGGCGATCTGCTCCACGGCAGCCAGAAACGCTGCTTCGTTCGCCTTTGAGGGTTTGTTGAAGCCGCTGATCTTTCTCACAAATTGCAGCGATGCATCGCGAACCTCTTCGGCGGTAACGGGTGGATCGAAGTTGAATAGGTTTTTGATATTCCTGCACATTGGCTCACGCCTCCCCTGCTGGGCCTGAATCGGCTGGATAGATGGGCCATTTGGCCCGTTGCCCTATGCGCTCCAGCGATTTGCAGATAAACTTTGCATACATCGTGCCCACTCCCAGTGTGGCTTTGAAACATGACAAAGTCCAAAATACTCGCTCTCCTTCTCGTCGCGTCTACGTTGATTCCCTCTTCCCTCCTCTTTGGCCAGGGCCAGAGCGTGGAAGGACGGCGCAAGGCCCTGAATGCGGTTCTGTCGGATGTCTGGGAAGATCGTCTGCGAACATCTCCCGAGTTTGCCTCTTCGATCGGGGATAGCCGCTACAACGACCAGCTCTCGGACTACTCGATCAAGGCGTATAACGAGAATCTCGCCCGCGGCCGTGCCTATCTTCTGCGCCTCAGTGAAATCGATACCACGGGGCTGACCGATCAGGAGAAGCTGAGCAGCGACCTGATGGTTCGTGACCTGGTTAACGAGCAGGATGAAGCCCGCTTCAAGCCGTGGCAGATGCCGCTGAACCAGTTCTCCGGCCTGCACACGGAACTCCCGCAGCTAGTGGACCAGCTCAGCTTCAAGACGGTGAAGGATTACGACGACTGGATCGCCCGCCTCCACAAAATGCCTGCGGCGCTGCAGCAGATCACCGACAACATGTCGCTCGGCATGGAAGAGCATCGCATGCCCCCGAAGTATCTACTGGAGAAGGTGCTGGTGCAGGTGAACACCATCGCCGCCCTCAAGCCGGCCGACAGCCCGTTCGCCCGGCCCATCAAGAAGTTCCCAGCCACCATCTCAGCCAGGGAGCAGGAGCGCATCAGCCAGGAGACGCTCGACGCGGTCAGCCACGATGTGCTGCCGGCCTATGCGCGCCTTTCCCGCTTTCTTGAGCACCAATACATCCCGCAAGGCCGGACAGAGCCAGGAGTGTGGTCCCTGCCCGACGGCGATACCTATTATGCCTTCGCCGTGCGCCGCAGCACCACAACCAGCCTGACTCCGGAGCAGATTCACGAGATCGGACTGGCCGAGGTCAAGCGCGACGAAGAGGAGATGCTGGCCATTGCCAAAAAGCTTGGTTTCAATGATCTGAAGTCGATGCAGGCCGCCATCGCCCGGAACCCCAAGCTGCACCCCGCGTCCAAAGAGGCGCTTCTGGCCGCCTACCAGGGCCACCTGGACCAGATGAAGCCCCGGCTGCCTGAGTTGTTTGGCCGTCTTCCCAAGGCTCCTCTCATTGTGGAAGCCACGCCCTCCTACATGGAGAAAGATCAGGCAGCGGCATATTATCTGCACGGCACTGCGGATGGCTCGCGTCCCGGCAAAGTTGTCGTCAATACCTACAACGCCACCTCACGCTCACTGGCCGACGTGGAGGCGATTGCCTACCATGAAGGCCTGCCCGGTCATCACCTGCAGATTTCCATAGCCCAGGAACTCCAGGGCCTGCCCGAGTTCCGCAAGCACACCTACTTCACCGCCTACACGGAGGGCTGGGGATTGTACGCAGAGCGCCTCGGCAAGGATGTGGGCTTTTATCAGGATCCTTACTCTGACTATGGCCGCCTGGAAACCGATATCTGGCGCGCCATCCGCCTCGTCGTGGACACCGGGGTTCACTCCAAGCATTGGACGCGCGATCAAATGGTGGACTACTTCCGCCAGCACTCCGCCATTGACGAAACCAATATCCAGGCAGAGACGGACCGTTACATCGCCTGGCCGGGCCAAGCCCTGGGATACAAGATTGGCCAACTGAAGCTGCTTTCTCTGCGGGCCAAGGCGCATGAGGCCCTCGGGCCGAAGTTCGATATCCGCGCATTCCATGACGAAGTACTCGACTCCGGCGCATTGCCGTTGGATCTGCTGGAAGCCCGGGTTACGGCGTGGATCGCCCAGCAAAAGGCAGCAAAGTAGCCTATCACCAATAGAGATTGGGGAAATCGATGCAGGAAAGCGATACAGGAAACGAGTTAGCGAGCCTCAAAATTGCAGTTTTAGGCGCGGGCAAGATGGGGGGAATTCTGCTTCAGGCATTCCTGGCGCAGAATCTTTTTGCGCCAGAGCAGATCCTCGCCACGGTTGCTCATCCAGAGCGCGCCGTAGCTCTCACCGCACAGTGGGGCGTGAATGTCTCCACGGATAATGTGGCGGCCGCCCGTGCCGCAGACCTTATCCTGCTCGCGGTTAAGCCCTTTCAGGTTCCTGACGTGATGGAGCAGATCCGCCCCGTACTCACGCCGGAAAAGACCCTCATCTCGGTCGTCACGTCGGTAAAGACCAGGGCAATTGAAGATGCTGCTGGCATAGAAATTCCGGTGATCCGCGCCATGCCCAATACCCCCTCCATGCTTGGCGCCGGTGCAGCCGCATTGTGCCGCGGGCGCTTTGTGGACGCGGGACACATGCGGCTCGCCGAGCACGTCTTCCAGACCGTTGGACGCACCGTGGTCGTGGATGAAAAGAACATGGACGCCGTTACCGGTCTCTCCGCCAGCGGGCCTGCCTTCATCTACATCATCATCGAGTCGCTGGCCGAAGCTGGGGTCAAGGTGGGCCTGCCCCGCGATGTCGCCACGCTGCTGGCCGCCCAAACCACCTATGGAGCTGCACGGATGGTACTCGAGACTGGCTCCCATCCCGCCCTGCTCAAGGACCAGGTGACAACGCCCGCCGGCTGTACCATCGATGGCATCCTCGAGTTGGAGGACGGGGGCCTCCGCGTAACCCTCATCAAGGCGGTGATGCGTGCGGCGCAGCGCGCCAGGGAACTTGCCAACGACTAGCTCCTCCCATTGCAGGCGCATCCCGGATAAAACAGCACGAGGCAGCTCTTCCCGTCAGAAGAGCTGCCTCGATTCCTTTGCTGCTGGCCCTATCGGT
Proteins encoded in this region:
- a CDS encoding sigma 54-interacting transcriptional regulator → MEPPSSHSQILGRSTAIRRLLEQIERAVPHLRVGAIEGEAGTGKSMVARSLHECGPASHGPLLAMHSSVFDPSKIPASGGLVWLQRVDEMPANRQAMLLHFLRCRESFTLEPTPIPLQVVVSSTRSLRALVAAGSLMPDLAYRLTAVRFYLPPLRERHEDIPVLAQAFLDSFARKYRKPIQGLGTGTLARLFSHTWPGNVRELHSVLEAAALEVDGQWIRPIDIVLTPPVSIKLAQEAVTQSLTRKDWTLEAATRDHIATVMAFTGGNKKRAAGLLGISRSTLYRLLEQS
- a CDS encoding DUF2277 domain-containing protein — translated: MCRNIKNLFNFDPPVTAEEVRDASLQFVRKISGFNKPSKANEAAFLAAVEQIAEISNRLLQSLETSAPPKNREEEAAKAKARAAERFPA
- a CDS encoding DUF885 family protein; translation: MTKSKILALLLVASTLIPSSLLFGQGQSVEGRRKALNAVLSDVWEDRLRTSPEFASSIGDSRYNDQLSDYSIKAYNENLARGRAYLLRLSEIDTTGLTDQEKLSSDLMVRDLVNEQDEARFKPWQMPLNQFSGLHTELPQLVDQLSFKTVKDYDDWIARLHKMPAALQQITDNMSLGMEEHRMPPKYLLEKVLVQVNTIAALKPADSPFARPIKKFPATISAREQERISQETLDAVSHDVLPAYARLSRFLEHQYIPQGRTEPGVWSLPDGDTYYAFAVRRSTTTSLTPEQIHEIGLAEVKRDEEEMLAIAKKLGFNDLKSMQAAIARNPKLHPASKEALLAAYQGHLDQMKPRLPELFGRLPKAPLIVEATPSYMEKDQAAAYYLHGTADGSRPGKVVVNTYNATSRSLADVEAIAYHEGLPGHHLQISIAQELQGLPEFRKHTYFTAYTEGWGLYAERLGKDVGFYQDPYSDYGRLETDIWRAIRLVVDTGVHSKHWTRDQMVDYFRQHSAIDETNIQAETDRYIAWPGQALGYKIGQLKLLSLRAKAHEALGPKFDIRAFHDEVLDSGALPLDLLEARVTAWIAQQKAAK
- the proC gene encoding pyrroline-5-carboxylate reductase — its product is MQESDTGNELASLKIAVLGAGKMGGILLQAFLAQNLFAPEQILATVAHPERAVALTAQWGVNVSTDNVAAARAADLILLAVKPFQVPDVMEQIRPVLTPEKTLISVVTSVKTRAIEDAAGIEIPVIRAMPNTPSMLGAGAAALCRGRFVDAGHMRLAEHVFQTVGRTVVVDEKNMDAVTGLSASGPAFIYIIIESLAEAGVKVGLPRDVATLLAAQTTYGAARMVLETGSHPALLKDQVTTPAGCTIDGILELEDGGLRVTLIKAVMRAAQRARELAND